In one window of Spartinivicinus marinus DNA:
- the aceB gene encoding malate synthase A, with protein sequence MTTPTSIADLSIHAELTPAYKTIFTDEAMAFINELVKEFQPQLNELLAERKQRQAAYDKGALPDFLVDTAEVRNSNWKIAGIPADLQDRRVEITGPVDRKMIINALNANVKVFMADFEDSQSPSWEGVAQGQVNLRDANIGTIEYTHPTTGKEYRLNDNPAVLICRVRGLHLPEKHITYQGTPIPGCLLDFGLYFYHNYKTRLAKGSGVYYYIPKLQSHQEAAWWSKVFKLTEQKFKLDSGTIKATVLIETLPAVFEMDEILYALKEHIAGLNCGRWDYIFSYIKTLKNHSDRVLPDRQQVTMNQPFLSAYSRLLIKTCHKRGAMAMGGMAAFIPSKDPAINAQVMEKVNADKTLEASNGHDGTWVAHPGLAEAALAVFDQYIPTNKANQLHVLREQDAAITAADLLAPCPGERTDQGMRSNIRVSLQYIEAWINGNGCVPIYGLMEDAATAEISRTSIWQWIQHEKALDNGQVVTKALFREMLDQEAAVVQQEVGEERWQQGRFEEAKAILDKITTSDELVEFLTLPAYSYLP encoded by the coding sequence ATGACAACCCCCACTTCAATTGCTGACTTATCTATTCATGCCGAATTAACACCTGCTTATAAAACCATTTTTACTGATGAAGCAATGGCGTTTATTAATGAGTTAGTCAAAGAATTTCAACCTCAGCTCAATGAGTTGTTAGCCGAACGGAAGCAGCGACAAGCGGCCTATGATAAAGGCGCTCTTCCTGATTTTTTAGTTGATACGGCTGAGGTTCGAAATAGCAACTGGAAAATTGCTGGCATACCTGCTGATTTACAAGACCGTCGGGTTGAAATCACTGGACCCGTTGATCGTAAAATGATTATCAATGCTCTCAATGCCAATGTTAAAGTGTTTATGGCAGACTTTGAAGATTCTCAGTCTCCCAGTTGGGAAGGTGTTGCCCAAGGCCAGGTTAACTTACGTGATGCCAATATTGGTACCATTGAATACACACACCCTACAACAGGTAAAGAGTATCGACTCAATGATAACCCCGCAGTGTTAATTTGCCGGGTACGTGGCTTGCATTTACCTGAAAAGCATATCACTTACCAAGGTACGCCAATTCCCGGTTGCTTATTAGATTTTGGCTTGTATTTCTATCACAATTATAAGACACGTTTAGCTAAAGGTTCAGGGGTTTATTACTATATTCCCAAGCTGCAAAGCCATCAGGAAGCCGCTTGGTGGTCAAAAGTCTTTAAGTTGACTGAACAAAAATTCAAGCTCGACTCCGGCACCATCAAAGCCACCGTTTTAATTGAAACCCTGCCTGCTGTATTTGAAATGGACGAAATTTTATATGCCTTAAAAGAGCATATTGCGGGTTTAAACTGTGGCCGCTGGGATTATATTTTTAGCTACATCAAAACCCTGAAAAACCACTCAGACAGGGTTTTACCTGATCGTCAGCAAGTCACCATGAATCAACCTTTCTTAAGTGCTTACTCGCGATTATTAATTAAAACGTGTCATAAACGTGGCGCAATGGCTATGGGTGGTATGGCAGCCTTTATTCCCAGCAAAGACCCTGCAATCAACGCACAGGTGATGGAAAAAGTAAACGCCGATAAAACCCTGGAGGCTAGTAATGGCCATGATGGTACTTGGGTAGCCCACCCAGGCTTAGCAGAGGCTGCATTGGCTGTATTTGATCAATACATTCCAACCAACAAAGCTAACCAGTTGCATGTTCTGCGTGAACAAGATGCAGCTATTACTGCTGCTGATTTACTAGCCCCCTGCCCTGGCGAACGGACTGATCAAGGCATGCGAAGTAATATTCGCGTTTCATTACAATATATTGAAGCTTGGATTAACGGTAATGGTTGTGTACCCATTTATGGGTTAATGGAAGATGCTGCTACCGCTGAGATATCCCGGACTTCGATTTGGCAATGGATTCAACATGAAAAGGCCTTGGATAATGGCCAGGTTGTCACTAAAGCGTTATTTAGGGAAATGCTTGACCAGGAGGCTGCTGTTGTACAACAGGAGGTAGGTGAAGAACGCTGGCAACAAGGTCGTTTTGAAGAAGCCAAAGCGATTTTGGATAAAATTACCACCAGTGATGAGTTGGTCGAGTTTTTAACATTACCCGCTTATAGTTATTTACCTTAA
- a CDS encoding c-type heme family protein, whose translation MNYSISVSLTHYFYYLLCLAILASTVSTNIQASEEEVMVSGELTTLFRSARKVISVNQALINDAAKGDKGLSGAVVIEKAKENYQAAAGKALDLNEDKNGAKQAMLDAVNEVMTESQDWINEKGVGFKGFLPAIFARQVAEKFSHKMEGKLKIKLTAPKNYVRNRANRPDKWEHQIIEKKFRSADYEKGKPFFEKASVKGKSAFRYILPEYYSESCLGCHGEPKGEKDITGGKKEGGKLGELGGAISLIIYE comes from the coding sequence ATGAACTATTCAATTTCTGTGAGTTTAACTCATTATTTTTATTATTTACTTTGCCTGGCTATATTAGCCTCCACGGTTAGTACTAATATTCAGGCCAGTGAAGAAGAGGTCATGGTCAGTGGTGAACTAACTACCTTATTTCGTTCTGCTCGGAAAGTAATTTCTGTTAATCAAGCCTTAATTAATGATGCAGCAAAAGGTGATAAAGGACTATCCGGTGCAGTGGTGATTGAAAAAGCCAAAGAAAACTATCAAGCAGCAGCTGGAAAAGCACTTGATTTAAACGAAGATAAAAACGGTGCCAAACAAGCAATGTTAGATGCCGTCAATGAGGTGATGACAGAGTCTCAAGATTGGATCAATGAGAAAGGTGTTGGTTTTAAAGGGTTTTTGCCTGCTATTTTTGCTCGTCAGGTTGCAGAAAAATTCAGCCATAAGATGGAAGGAAAATTAAAGATCAAGTTGACTGCACCAAAAAACTATGTACGTAATCGTGCTAATCGTCCTGATAAATGGGAGCATCAGATCATTGAGAAAAAATTTCGCAGTGCCGACTATGAAAAAGGCAAACCTTTTTTTGAAAAAGCTTCAGTAAAAGGTAAATCTGCCTTTCGCTATATTTTACCTGAATATTATTCAGAATCTTGCTTAGGCTGCCATGGTGAGCCTAAAGGTGAAAAAGACATTACTGGTGGGAAAAAAGAAGGAGGAAAGCTTGGAGAGCTTGGCGGAGCAATCAGTTTAATTATTTATGAATAA
- a CDS encoding LysR family transcriptional regulator, with amino-acid sequence MNIARVDLNLLVYLDVLLRERNVTKAAAHLGITQPAMSNGLRRLRELFDDPLLIRTSEGMTATERAQDLQPIVRDVLAKIEQALQPQKAFDAKHSDRVFRIMASDYAESTLIPEVLKRLRHEAPTVILDVLTPSDVSFLDVEQGRVDMAINRFDDMPQSFHQTTIWRDTFSCLISVENPLLADFTLANYLQAQHIWVSKTGMGVGVGITPQDVQRLGWVDEALTKLGKKRNISVFTRHYQVATLLAQEKDLVATLPTRAALLQQKNNQLVIKQPPFEIPPFELKMAWSPLLQHNSAHQWLRRLIVEVAGRVK; translated from the coding sequence ATGAATATAGCGAGAGTGGATTTAAACTTATTAGTTTATCTTGATGTACTACTCAGAGAACGCAATGTCACTAAGGCGGCTGCTCATTTGGGGATCACCCAGCCAGCAATGAGTAATGGATTAAGGCGGTTACGGGAGTTGTTTGATGACCCTTTGTTAATTCGTACCAGTGAGGGTATGACGGCGACTGAAAGAGCCCAGGATTTGCAGCCTATCGTACGAGATGTGTTAGCCAAAATAGAGCAGGCATTACAGCCACAAAAAGCCTTTGATGCAAAACATAGTGACCGGGTTTTCCGGATTATGGCTAGTGACTATGCAGAATCCACCCTGATTCCTGAGGTGTTAAAGCGTTTGCGGCACGAAGCACCCACTGTCATTTTAGATGTACTCACCCCCAGTGATGTCAGTTTTTTAGATGTAGAGCAGGGGCGAGTGGATATGGCCATTAATCGGTTTGATGACATGCCACAGTCTTTTCATCAAACCACCATTTGGCGGGATACTTTCTCTTGCTTGATCAGTGTTGAAAACCCTCTCTTAGCCGACTTTACCTTAGCCAATTATTTACAGGCGCAACATATCTGGGTCAGTAAAACAGGTATGGGCGTTGGAGTCGGTATTACGCCACAAGATGTACAACGACTGGGCTGGGTAGACGAAGCATTGACTAAGCTGGGCAAAAAACGCAATATCAGTGTATTTACTCGACATTATCAAGTGGCTACTTTACTGGCCCAAGAAAAAGATTTAGTAGCAACCTTACCAACCAGAGCCGCATTGCTGCAGCAAAAAAATAATCAACTCGTCATTAAGCAGCCACCGTTTGAAATTCCGCCCTTTGAACTAAAAATGGCCTGGAGCCCATTGTTACAGCACAACTCTGCACATCAGTGGTTACGACGGTTAATTGTCGAAGTGGCGGGTAGGGTGAAGTAA
- the aceA gene encoding isocitrate lyase, with translation MTSYIRTEAIAHIEQDWQHNPRWQQVKREYTATEVVRLRGSIKIDYTFAKQGAEKLWQLIHDQSGKGFVNSLGALTGGQAVQQVKAGVKAIYLSGWQVAADNNTALTMYPDQSLYPVNSVPHVVERINNAFLRADQIQWQKNINPDDPKYIDYFAPIVADAEAGFGGVLNAYELTMAMIKAGASGVHFEDQLAAVKKCGHMGGKVLVPTREAIQKLTAARLAADVAGTPTLIIARTDANAADLITSNIDEYDAPFIINERTKEGFYQTKAGIDQAIARGQAYAPYADLLWCETATPDLQEAKQFAEAIRDKYPNQLLAYNCSPSFNWKKHLDDATIAKFQRELSAMGYKFQFITLAGIHSMWHGMFDLAHDYARNDMAAYVKLQEKEFADAERGYSFVAHQQEVGTGYFDDMTNIIQGGESSVTALTGSTEEAQF, from the coding sequence ATGACTAGCTACATCCGCACCGAAGCAATCGCCCATATTGAACAAGATTGGCAACATAACCCCCGTTGGCAACAGGTAAAACGAGAATATACGGCAACAGAGGTAGTGCGCTTAAGAGGTTCAATAAAAATAGACTACACCTTTGCTAAACAAGGGGCTGAAAAATTATGGCAATTAATTCATGATCAATCAGGCAAAGGTTTTGTCAACAGTTTAGGGGCTTTAACTGGCGGTCAAGCAGTACAGCAGGTAAAAGCGGGGGTGAAAGCCATTTATTTATCCGGCTGGCAAGTGGCTGCTGACAACAATACGGCACTGACCATGTATCCGGATCAATCCTTATATCCTGTCAATTCTGTCCCCCACGTCGTTGAACGGATTAACAATGCTTTTTTACGTGCTGACCAAATTCAATGGCAAAAAAATATTAACCCAGACGATCCTAAATATATTGATTATTTTGCACCAATTGTTGCAGATGCCGAAGCGGGTTTTGGTGGTGTGTTAAATGCCTATGAATTGACAATGGCCATGATTAAAGCTGGTGCATCTGGCGTACATTTTGAGGATCAGCTGGCTGCTGTTAAAAAATGTGGTCACATGGGAGGAAAAGTATTAGTGCCCACCCGGGAAGCCATTCAAAAGCTGACGGCTGCTCGGTTGGCTGCAGATGTAGCCGGTACCCCTACTTTAATTATTGCCCGAACAGATGCTAATGCGGCAGATCTCATTACTTCGAATATTGATGAATATGATGCACCATTTATTATTAATGAGCGGACTAAAGAAGGCTTTTATCAAACCAAAGCGGGAATTGATCAAGCCATTGCCCGAGGGCAAGCCTACGCGCCTTATGCAGATTTATTATGGTGTGAAACGGCCACTCCAGACTTGCAAGAAGCCAAACAGTTTGCTGAGGCGATCCGCGATAAATATCCCAATCAACTATTGGCTTACAACTGTTCACCCAGCTTTAACTGGAAAAAACATTTAGATGACGCCACCATTGCAAAATTCCAGCGGGAATTATCAGCCATGGGCTATAAGTTCCAGTTTATTACTTTAGCTGGTATTCACTCCATGTGGCATGGCATGTTTGATTTAGCCCACGATTACGCCCGTAATGATATGGCTGCTTATGTAAAATTACAGGAAAAAGAATTTGCCGACGCTGAACGTGGCTACAGCTTTGTGGCCCACCAACAAGAAGTTGGCACAGGCTATTTTGATGACATGACAAATATTATCCAAGGGGGAGAGTCTTCGGTTACTGCATTAACGGGGTCTACTGAAGAAGCGCAGTTTTAA
- a CDS encoding porin, translating into MKSTKLVSLVSFAVVASVASNSILAASHGKDDDIELYGEIEVRSVNREAKDLDTFVDKARMGLKGAHVLNNMSGTKARWQIEYNLPVNSNALSSTDTGSVSLRKANVSLQGDFGEFIFGRQNNILADTKKIDTFKNDSGTFLFTPDRVGNAISYVTPTMGGFHGYIQLATDTQPTVDNDSEVDATIFGINYSDDTFYFGISRFDSDNEYPATELGVTSLGFSVSFGDFSVFGTYQDEEDDTQTYGLGVGLSMNDWTFKTGVNGFKSDNDGPASTIFKGSVVAPDGNDDEGNAVFFLAEYALGKGVSTFAQYVYYDDDAEDETFGGSAFSVGIAADISRTLM; encoded by the coding sequence ATGAAATCCACCAAGCTAGTATCGCTTGTATCTTTTGCCGTTGTCGCAAGCGTTGCTTCCAATTCAATTTTAGCCGCCAGTCATGGCAAAGATGATGATATTGAACTTTATGGGGAGATAGAAGTTCGTTCAGTCAACCGAGAAGCGAAAGATTTAGATACCTTTGTTGATAAAGCGAGAATGGGGTTAAAAGGAGCTCATGTTCTTAATAATATGAGCGGCACAAAAGCCCGTTGGCAAATTGAATATAACTTACCTGTCAATAGTAATGCTCTTAGCTCAACAGACACTGGCAGTGTGAGTTTACGAAAAGCCAATGTCAGTCTACAAGGAGACTTTGGAGAGTTTATTTTTGGCCGGCAAAATAATATTCTAGCTGACACCAAAAAGATTGATACCTTTAAAAACGATTCAGGTACCTTCTTATTTACTCCTGACCGGGTAGGTAATGCAATCAGTTATGTTACGCCTACAATGGGTGGTTTTCATGGCTACATTCAACTAGCTACTGATACTCAACCTACAGTTGATAATGACAGTGAGGTTGATGCTACCATTTTTGGAATCAACTACTCAGATGATACTTTCTATTTTGGTATATCTCGCTTCGATTCCGATAATGAATACCCTGCCACCGAGTTAGGCGTCACTTCTCTTGGCTTCTCTGTCTCATTTGGTGATTTTAGTGTGTTTGGTACTTATCAAGATGAAGAGGATGATACTCAAACCTATGGTTTAGGTGTTGGATTAAGTATGAATGATTGGACTTTCAAAACAGGTGTTAATGGTTTTAAGTCTGATAATGATGGTCCTGCAAGCACTATTTTTAAAGGAAGCGTAGTAGCTCCTGATGGAAACGATGATGAAGGTAATGCAGTCTTCTTTCTTGCAGAATATGCTTTAGGTAAAGGTGTTTCTACTTTTGCTCAATATGTCTACTATGATGACGATGCAGAAGATGAAACCTTTGGTGGAAGTGCATTCTCAGTCGGGATTGCTGCTGACATCAGTCGTACACTAATGTAA
- a CDS encoding methyl-accepting chemotaxis protein, producing MRGFTLTIATKIMLTSVIFAVMVAFAIAYLSIVIGHDADIISKQSEGVDEQFQFVAEQNNLLAQQKTNIDELKLVNEAMKSFADMRFWLYDLSVSWLNESESSAEEAKEKLAGQLQQMAIKHPNVVKNISAEVDKLYEQMIEAVDAYVDNNRVLGNSFVTKVRESSGKVDQMLIGLRQQVQQETNAIGEKVEQAGAAVTKSGEGVRKAANEVVSSNEQLQKVSIGILVGVVILCAIFSVTLRRAICTPIESLRGAVEHVESKSDLTHRVNVSSKDELGLTGQAFNKMMAQFQSIVSKVSTACLDLNKAIEKTTKIMQETNTSVSQQQLATDQVATAINQMSITVQQVASNAAHAADAASNASDAAASGHDVVEQTIKVIESLSEKVDNAGEAINHVSKESASIGTVLDVIRGVSEQTNLLALNAAIEAARAGEAGRGFAVVADEVRTLAQRTQESTQEIRTTIERLQDGIEKAVLVMQEGKDRATDGVAQAMKAGDSLEVITQAVEQINDLNSQIATAAEEQAAVTDEINKNITNIRDVSAQTSQNAQQTTDACNKQQTLSNQLAKLVNQFQV from the coding sequence ATGAGAGGGTTTACTTTAACCATAGCCACTAAGATCATGCTGACCAGTGTTATTTTTGCGGTAATGGTGGCATTTGCAATCGCTTATTTGTCGATAGTGATTGGCCATGATGCAGACATTATTTCGAAACAAAGCGAAGGTGTTGATGAACAATTTCAATTTGTTGCAGAACAAAATAATTTGCTGGCTCAGCAGAAAACCAATATTGATGAGCTTAAGCTAGTTAATGAAGCAATGAAAAGTTTTGCTGATATGCGGTTTTGGCTTTATGACCTGTCAGTGAGTTGGTTGAATGAATCAGAGAGTAGTGCCGAAGAAGCAAAGGAAAAACTGGCTGGACAGCTTCAACAGATGGCTATCAAACACCCTAATGTCGTCAAAAATATCAGCGCAGAAGTAGATAAACTATATGAGCAGATGATTGAGGCTGTAGACGCCTATGTTGATAATAACCGGGTATTAGGTAATTCCTTTGTGACTAAGGTGCGAGAAAGCAGCGGCAAAGTAGATCAAATGCTGATTGGTTTACGCCAGCAGGTTCAACAAGAAACCAATGCAATTGGTGAAAAAGTTGAACAAGCGGGTGCGGCTGTCACTAAATCGGGAGAAGGTGTCAGAAAAGCAGCAAATGAGGTGGTGAGCAGTAACGAGCAGTTGCAGAAGGTGTCAATAGGGATACTCGTGGGTGTCGTCATACTCTGTGCTATTTTTAGCGTGACTTTACGCCGCGCAATTTGTACGCCCATTGAGTCATTGCGTGGTGCAGTTGAGCATGTGGAAAGTAAGTCTGATCTGACTCATCGAGTCAATGTTAGCAGCAAAGATGAGTTGGGGTTAACAGGCCAAGCATTTAATAAAATGATGGCTCAATTTCAAAGTATTGTTTCGAAAGTCAGTACAGCTTGTTTAGATTTAAATAAAGCTATTGAGAAGACTACTAAAATTATGCAAGAAACCAACACCAGTGTTTCTCAACAGCAGTTGGCCACTGATCAAGTAGCAACAGCAATTAACCAAATGTCTATTACTGTGCAACAGGTTGCTTCTAATGCTGCTCATGCTGCTGATGCAGCTTCCAACGCGAGTGATGCCGCTGCCAGTGGCCATGACGTCGTAGAGCAAACCATTAAAGTGATCGAGTCTTTATCGGAAAAAGTGGATAACGCAGGTGAAGCGATTAATCATGTGTCAAAAGAAAGTGCCAGCATTGGAACAGTATTAGATGTTATTCGTGGCGTATCGGAGCAAACTAATTTATTAGCCTTAAATGCTGCTATTGAGGCTGCTCGTGCAGGTGAGGCTGGCCGGGGCTTTGCTGTAGTCGCCGACGAGGTAAGAACTTTAGCCCAGCGAACTCAAGAATCCACTCAGGAAATCAGAACAACGATTGAACGATTACAAGATGGTATTGAAAAAGCCGTGCTTGTTATGCAAGAAGGAAAAGATAGAGCGACTGATGGAGTAGCTCAGGCGATGAAAGCAGGTGATTCACTGGAAGTCATCACCCAAGCGGTAGAACAAATTAATGACCTCAACTCACAAATTGCTACCGCAGCAGAAGAACAGGCGGCCGTAACAGACGAAATTAATAAAAATATTACTAATATTCGTGATGTTTCAGCCCAAACCTCACAAAATGCTCAACAGACAACAGATGCATGTAATAAGCAACAAACGTTGTCTAATCAATTGGCAAAATTAGTGAACCAATTTCAGGTATAA